Sequence from the Xenorhabdus nematophila ATCC 19061 genome:
AAGCAACAGAATTTTTATCAAATATTTGTTGCAAATAAAGTCTCCTCTGGCCGGAAGATAATGGATAATTGTCCTGAACCTCTGCCGGCAATATCATCTGATACTCTGATTCCGGCTGAGAACCACATAACATGACAATATCTTCGATTGTCGGATTTTTAAAGAAATGTGTTAAGGACACATCTATTTTACAATTTTTGTGGATACGTGATAATAATGTTATTGCTTTAAGTGAATTACCGCCCAACTCAAAGAAATCATCTTTTAAACCAATAGGTTTAATTCTTAAGAAATCTTGCCAGATTGAGACTAATTCTGCTTCAATTTCACTGTTTGGCACAACATACTCAACGTCTAAATCAGGCCTGACTGAATAATCCTCATGCTGCATTTCTGCTTCATTATCATGAACAGAAGGTGCTGACCATTGGGCAATACGTGCGTTGATATCTGCCGTCGAGATGACAACAGCCTGTCTTTCCTGATATTTGAGTACATCTTCTAATAAAGAAGTGCCTTCATTTTTCGTCACAAGCAAGTGTGATAAGCTGCTTCCCACTTTTTCGTTAATTTTATCTTTTTCCGCTAATTCCCAGCCATCCCAGTTAATTAATGCCCAGGTTTTCGGACTCTTCCGGTTATGTTGCGATACAAACGCATCTAAATAGGCACTGGCTGCTGCATAGGCATAAAATCCTACCCCACCGAGAATCGGGGCTAAAGAAGAAATAACTAAACAAAAATCATAATCAACGGGTTCCAACACCTGTTCTAATACCATTATTCCTTTTTGCTTAGACACCAGATGACTGTCAATATATTCCATCTCCGTTTCACTGATAGACCTGAACGAGGCGTCATCAGTTAAACCCGCCAGATAGAAAATACCATCAATACAACCATATTTAGCCATCATGTCATTGATCAATTTTTCCATTGCAACACGATCGCTTGCATCAACCTGAACAAATTCTAAATCAGCGGCGGCTTCTGCTACGGATTGCCATTGCTGATCACCTGCATACTCATATTTAGATCGTGAAGAAATGACCAAATGGGCATGATATTCTGTTGCAAGATATTGAGAGAATGTATGGCCGATAAATCCTCGCCCACCAATGAGTAAATACACGCCCTCTTTTTTCAGACAGGAAATGTTATCTTTCATAAAAGGACTATAGGATAAAAACGCTTCAGTCCATCTTCGATTATTTCTGTAGATAACAGTTTTATTTCCACCGGCTTCTATTTCGCGCATTAATATCTCGGCAGAGCAATCATCAGGATTACCAACGTCTATCGCGCGGCAATTCACTTCGTGAAATTCTTGTCGGATAACTGTGCTGACAGCCAACATCGCGGCGGCACGTGGATCAATATCAGGCTCATTGCAAACTTCACGTGCGTTCTGAACGAGTAAGGTAATATCCGTGAGTTTATTGACATGACAAAATGAGCGGTGTGATTTAATTAAATAGAGAGCCGAGGCCAATTGTTCATTAACGGCCAGGTTTCCCCCTGTGCAATCAATAATAATCTCTTCAATAGGAACTTCATTCTTATTAAGAAACTTGAATAAATTTTCATAATCTTCCACGTGAAGAGCACGAAGGGTACTGAGTATTCCAACCTCTAATTCGCATTGTGCACCAATATTAACCTGAATAATTTTATGATAATGCTTGATTAATCCTTGCTCGTAGAGAGTGCTTTGCTCAGAACGCTCCCCCAATCGGAATAACAGTGCGGTCTTGGCATGTTTATTTTGCTTCGAATATTTCAGAACATCTTGCTGCCAAACAGATTGATAAAACCAATCTGACATATTCTCATTTTTGATAACAGGGGTCTGACCCGCTTCGACACTTTCATTATTACCGGAAAACAGATGTAAGAAATTGGCATTTTCAGGCCAGTAAATACTGCGGTCAAACGCGTAACCCGGCAGTGAAATACGTTTACAATCTGATGATGGACGTACTTTGTCCCATTGGATTTTAATGCCTTGTTGCCATATTTTACCTAAACCAGACCAGAACAAATAAGGCTGGGTTGCGGCTTTATTATCTTCCGGCAGCAATTGAATAATGGCTTGTGCATTTTCCGGTAAGGTATATCGGCGAACTAAATTAACCAGATCTCGCCCCACACCGACTTCAAGTAATACGTAATGCTTGCTACTGTTGAGAATATTTTCGATTCCCTGAACAAAACAAACTGTTCTTTCTGCTTGTTCAGCCCAATATTGAATTGATTTTACCTCTGTCTCAGACAAAATTTTACCGGTCACAGACGACATAATAGCTGTTTTCGGGGCACTTAACGTAAAGCCAGACAGTATTTGCAACAATTCTTTATTTATTTCAGCCATTGCAGAGGAATGGGCTGCATGTTTAGATTTTATGGGTGTCGTCAAAATACGTTTTTTCTTTAATATCTGAGAAAATTCTTCAATGGATTTTTCATCAGATGAAACGACACAAGAATCTTTATTATCTATCGCAATAACAATGTGTTCAGGGCAAAGCGACAAGACTTCTGATGCCGGCAACGGGATACTCAGCATTGCGCCAGTAGGCAGACTTTGCATAAGTTGTCCGCGTCTTACGACAAATTTTAACGCATCTTCCAAGGTGAAAACGTCAGCAATTGTTGCCGCAACCAATTCCCCAAAACTATAACCAATCAGAACAGAAGGTTTTATTCCATTATCAATCAGGCAATGAGCAAGCGCATATTCGATAATAAAAATGGTGGGCTGCGCATATTGTGTCTGACTAAGATAATCACTATTGCCATGATCAAACCACTTATCCCGGAGAGATTCACCAAGATACTCTGAAGCCAAGAGTAAACCTGAATCCACTATAGAGCGGAATAATGAATGATTTTCATAAAGTGATAATGCCATATTTGTATATTGTGCTCCCTGACCCGGGAACATAAATACGATATTCTGCTCTGCATCTTTTGCTTTTATCGGATTAGTTGTTGCTCTCTCCAGCGCCGAACAGAGTTCTTGGTATGTTGAACCCATAAATGCTTTACGGTAGCGGAGATGTTTTCTCCCTTCCTGCAAAACATAGGCAACATCATTTAAACGGTACGATTCCGAATCTTTAAGTACCTTGAGCAAATTCTGTTGATTATTTTGCAAGGCCTCAGGCGTTTCGGCTGAGATTAGGAATACATTGGGAGATTCATCATCCGGGATATTTTCTTGCCTGTCTGCTTCAGCCAGCACAATATGTGCATTCGTTCCACCAATACCAAACGAACTGACCCCGGCCATTCTTTTTTTACCTTCAGGAACTGCCCATTCCATCGGACGATCCACCACTTTAAACGGTGTTTCGTCTAAATATAATTTATCATTCGGCTTTTTGTAATGCAGAGTAGGTGCGAACTGTTTATTCTTCAATGACATAACAGTTTTAATGATGCCGGCAATGCCTGCGGCTTCGTCTAAATGACCGATATTGCTTTTTACCGCGCCTAACCAACAAGTATGCTGAGAATGTTGGAATACACGCGCCAACGCCGTGACTTCAATCGGATCGCCTATTTCAGTTGCTGTGCCGTGGCATTCTATGTAACTGATATCTTCAGGTTCAACCCCCGCCAACATTTGTGCATTGGAAATAACTTCAATTTGCCCTTCTATACTTGGCGCCGTAAAGCCGACTTTACGTTGCCCATCATTATTGACGGATGTTCCTTTGATAATTGCATGGATGTGATCATTGTCCTCTAAAGCGCGATCAAGTAGTTTCAGCAGCAAAATTCCCACCCCGTTGCCACCCACAGTGCCACCTGAATCTGCGTCAAATGGCCGGCAGTGACCATCCGCTGAACGGATCATTCCCTTCTGGTATGTATAACCCGATTCCTGAGGCAGTGAAATGGAAACCCCTCCCGCCAAAGCGAGATCGCAATCACCACTTAATATCGACTGGCAAGCGGTATGGATGGCAACCAGAGACGTTGAACATGCCGTATGGACGGACATAACAGGCCCATTCAGGCCCAATCTATAGGCTATCCGGGTAATAACAGATTCTGGAAGGCTCCAGTTGACAACATCAAATATTTCAGCCGGAGTCAGCTTCTGTTTTAACTGATTAGAAATCCACGGTAAATTGAACGATGTACCGGCGAACAAACCTACCCTGTCCCGCGTTTCACCGGGGACATAAGCCGCATCTTCTAAGGCGTGCCAACAACATTCATGCAGTAACCGGCACTGAGGGTCCATTTTATCAACTTCATCTTTGAGATAACCAAAGACGTTATTATCAAAAGACTTGTAATCTTTGAGTATGGCTTTAGCAGGTACAAAGTTAGGATCATTGATCTCTTCCTCTTTGTAACCATTCTTAATTAATTCTTCATGCGTAAATTTTCTTATACTTTCTTTTCCTGAAATCAGGTTTTGCCAAAACATTTGGGGTGTCGTTGCATCAGGAAAATTACAAGCCATGCCAACTATGGCTATATCAAATGAATTCGTCATATATTAAAAACCTAATTGATATTGATAAGTTAAATAATCAAAGTCTAATTTAATATTTTTATCGGAGATAAAAACACTCTTGGAACAAATCTGTCAGAATACATATACCGGATTAAAAACGTTTCTACAGAGAAGGACTCTGGTTTTTGGCATAAGATATATGTTTGAAAAATATAATCAGCAGATTAATCAGACTCATGACTAACGTTGACATTAACAGCGTTAACATCAAGATGAAACTCATTGGCATCCAGATAATCAATGAATCCCAAGACATATTCAATAAAATGGCAGGAAAGAAAAAGCATAAAAATATTAAGGAGCAACAGAAAAAGGCCAAAATAATCACAGTAAATTTCTTTATTGCAGAAAGAGGCCGTTTGTCTTTATTCACAATATTCCGACAGATTCTAAATGCAACCCATATTGAAAACAGGGAAAGGAAGGCACTGACTATTAAAAATAGTCTGTCAAAAGTATCAAACAACTCAATATCATTGGCAGAGGTTAATTTTATCAGGCCATTGCCTGCTGAAAGTTGTTGCAGAATTTGTTCACCAATCGTAAACGGAACATTACTATTAACATTCGCCATCACCACAACAGCGACATGAGACTGAGTATTAAAACCGACGAAGCTGGAGAAATTCGGATTCATTCCGGTATGATAGATTTTATTATTATTTATCGACCACCCCAGTGCATAATGCACATTTTCGCCCTCATTGGTCGGTAATTTAGTGTTAGGCTCCAGAATACGTTTCTTATATTGACTTAATGGTGAATCATTATCTTCAATCAGAAAACGGAGCCATTTTTCCATATCTGTTACATTTGTCTGAATATATCCGGCGGGAATATTAGAAATGAAAAAAGGGGCATCATAAGGCCTGGGTGCAAGGTAACTTATCTGATAGCCTGTTGCTTTATTTCTGACCGCAGGATCAATGGAAGTGTCATTCATTTTCAGCGGCGTTAACACGTAATCCTGCAATAGCTCAGAATAAGGTTGTTGTGTCACAACTTCCATCATTCTGGCTGCAATATCATAATTAATGGTTGCATAGGAATAACGTGTATCAGGGTTATCCTCAAGATTTATCCGCCCAATGTTCTTTATCATCTGCGCTAATGAATCATGACCAGAACCACCATAAATAAAATCAACACTTGAAAACGGAACACCTGATGAATGATGTAACAGTTGAATAAAACTCACTTCTACAGGTTTATCTTCATAACAGAATGAGAGCTCTGGCAAGACAGAAGAAACGGTTGTCTCTGGTTTTATTTTTCCCTCTTCAAGCAGTTTTGCTGCTATCAATCCAGTAAATGCCTTACTTGTCGAACCTAATTCAAATAGCGTTTCCGGTTTAACGTTTTCTCCGGGGGTTTCATTTTGCTTTCCTAAAGTTATCAAATGGGTGTTATTTTGTTTATCAATAAACATCAATGATAACCCCGGTATTTTACCGACATCCATATATTCAAGCAGTTGTTCCTTGAGTTCAGCATGGTCAGTTGATTCATTTTTAGCAAAAGACATTGTCATAAATAACATACTAAAAAAAGCAAGAAGCAATCTGATTTTCATCCAATAACACTCCTAATATTCAATGATGAAATTTATTGCGCATTCATTCACAGTCACATAGTTATTGGCTGTATGACTGGAATGAATCTATTGAGCTAAAATAAAACCTGAAAGTTAAAATTTCAGGAAGATCATGCTATTCGGAAATAATATTAATCACAGAATCCAATCCAGATTTAATCTGGGTCAGGCAATTGACTTTATTCCCATCATTATCATGATCTTTACACGATACTATCAGATCTTCCATTTTTTCTTGGATAAGAGAGAATGAACTTTCAAGTTGAATGGCACTTGCTGATCTGGCAATCATCAGGAATCGCTTTAATGAAGAGATTTGATCACGCCAGCGTACAAATATTTCTTCCAAATCAGCCACCGCGCTATTTGTTAACAATGCCGGAGTTTCAATCAGTTTTTCGATTGCTGCCAAGCCTATATAACAAGAAAATTCATTTTCAGGGTATTTTATCTCTTCTTCTTTTCTAAAATCATTAATCAGATTGTTTAAAATGATTTTTTGTTGTGCTTCGCTATCAGGAAAATCACCATCACAATTGACGGTAATCACCAAATAGGGACGGGATTTCTTAAAGACTTCATGTGATTGCATGAAATCTAATCCCCTGAATCCAATCACTGTTTTTTCAAACTCTTGTTCGGTAATTTCCCCAAAGTATTGGAAGCTGCCGTCGTAGACTTGATAACCTGAATCAGTCTTTCCAACCAAGACAAATGCGTGTGGAATGACCTCATCATCCAAAACGATATCCTGGAATAACGGTCTTTCTATATATTCCGCTTCCGATAAACCGTATGAAGGTGAGAAAGGCAAATAGTAATCACTTCCTGTTACAATGACGACATGCCCGAGAGATAACTCTTTTTCACAGTAATGGCGATAGGATTCATAATCATCAAAGAATTTCTTGGCATAAGAGAAGGAATAACTGTCATCTAAGGCAGGCCAGCCAAGAATATGGCCAAAATTAACCTCCTGATGAGATAATTGAGTTTCCTTTTCACACTGCTGTAATACGATACCCAATAATGGGCTACCGTCTGAAACCAGCATCAGCGCATCACTACAATCTAATTGGTGTTCATGTTTCAATTTTTCTCTGACGGCTGAATACAGGCAACTGGCATATTCCGGGTAGAATTCAGGCGAAAATTTTTCATTGAATGTCCAACGCTGAGTCTTATATTCAATGTTATTTTCATTGCCCAATAATTGATTTATTTCAAGCAGTGTTTTACCTGACAACAACATATTGATGTTAATAGGTAAGTTTATCTCCTTCGCTTTTGCAATCACCTGTACTGCTGAAAGCGAACTGCCGCCCAGAGAAATAAAATCATCACTGTTTTCGATTTTATCGATACCCAGAATGAGCTTCCAAATAGCGCCTAATTGATCAATAGCACTCTCCGGTACTTTTCCCCGACTGATCGGGTTGGTATTTATTTTTTCCTCTTTTTCAGTCTCTTCGACAACGCTCGTCGGGTTACCAGAAAATAATGCCTGCAATCTTTTAATATCAGTCGGATATTCTTTTCCGCGTATGGGGGTTGGCGGCAAATGAATTAATTCAGGTTGTTGCTCATTGATCTCCTGCTGCCAATTAACACGGATACCATATAAAGCGATCATGGCTAATTTTTCTATCAGCTCATGATGATGACTCATTCCTTTGGTTTTATGGCCCTGCCACGAGAGACAAGCGTGGTTGGCATTATAGTCTGAATGATTTTGAACTAATGTCGAAAGCCCACGACCTGGCCCCACTTCGATAAACAAACAATGTTCATTTTCTAAGGCCGTTGCAATAGATTGTCTGAAGCGGACAGGCTGACGAATATGATCAACCCAATAATCACTTTCTGTCACACGTTTGTGATCAACCCATTCGCCTGTCACATTCGATATAAAATCGATTTGAGGTTTCTTGAGTGTGATGCCTTTAAGAGCCTGACCATATTCTTCCAGAACCGGGTCCATATAACGCGTATGGAAAGCTCTTTTGATTTCCAGACGTTTGGTTTTGATTGATTCTGTGTGGCAGATTTCTTCAAATTGCGTCATTGCCTCATCTGAGCCCGCCACAACACAAAGTTCACTGCTGTTATCCAAAGCAATATCAAGATTTTCCGGTAAGATTTCCTTCACTTTATCTGAAGATGCCATGACAGAGAGCATAGCCGCCGTTTCTGTCGATTGCATATATCTGCCCCGAATGCAGATAATTTTAATCGCATCTTCATATGAGAATACACCAGCGAGTGTCGCGGCGACATATTCTCCCAGACTATGACCTATCATTGCATCAGGAGTAATGTCATAAGATTGCAGAACCTGTGCCAAAGCATATTCAATAATAAACAACAATGGCTGAACAAATTCAGTTTCATAAATAGGCTGTTCCTGAGAACCATTAATCAGCAACGCTTTCAAATCTGTTGTGCAATAATCTTTCGCAATCACAAACCCTTTATCACACCACTGTTTGAATAACATGTTATTCTTGTAAAGATCTTGTCCCATCGCGATATATTGTGAACCTTGACCAGGGAACAAAAATACCACTTTCCGCTTAATCCCGCGTGATAAATTAATATTGTCTTTTTCTGTCGAAGAGAGCGCATTAATCAATTCATCACGGTTATTCACGACAGCAATAAATTGTGATGCCATTGTCTCTCTTTGCATCAGGCTGTAAGTGAAATCACTGATATTCAGCTTTTGATTATCACTCTGAATAACTTGCTTTAACTGTTTCTTATAAGACTGCAATGATTTTTCGTCCGGTGCCGATAAGATCAATGGCAACCGGTTATTTGCATTTTTCCCAGATAATTTATTTTGGTCAGCCCGGTACTCTTCCAGCACAAGATGCACATTCGTACCACCAAGACCAAAGGAACTGACACCGGCTCTAATCGGATACTTATTGTCATGCAGTTCCGTATATTGGTTATTCACCATAAATGGACTATTTGCAATATCCATTTCTT
This genomic interval carries:
- a CDS encoding type I polyketide synthase → MTNSFDIAIVGMACNFPDATTPQMFWQNLISGKESIRKFTHEELIKNGYKEEEINDPNFVPAKAILKDYKSFDNNVFGYLKDEVDKMDPQCRLLHECCWHALEDAAYVPGETRDRVGLFAGTSFNLPWISNQLKQKLTPAEIFDVVNWSLPESVITRIAYRLGLNGPVMSVHTACSTSLVAIHTACQSILSGDCDLALAGGVSISLPQESGYTYQKGMIRSADGHCRPFDADSGGTVGGNGVGILLLKLLDRALEDNDHIHAIIKGTSVNNDGQRKVGFTAPSIEGQIEVISNAQMLAGVEPEDISYIECHGTATEIGDPIEVTALARVFQHSQHTCWLGAVKSNIGHLDEAAGIAGIIKTVMSLKNKQFAPTLHYKKPNDKLYLDETPFKVVDRPMEWAVPEGKKRMAGVSSFGIGGTNAHIVLAEADRQENIPDDESPNVFLISAETPEALQNNQQNLLKVLKDSESYRLNDVAYVLQEGRKHLRYRKAFMGSTYQELCSALERATTNPIKAKDAEQNIVFMFPGQGAQYTNMALSLYENHSLFRSIVDSGLLLASEYLGESLRDKWFDHGNSDYLSQTQYAQPTIFIIEYALAHCLIDNGIKPSVLIGYSFGELVAATIADVFTLEDALKFVVRRGQLMQSLPTGAMLSIPLPASEVLSLCPEHIVIAIDNKDSCVVSSDEKSIEEFSQILKKKRILTTPIKSKHAAHSSAMAEINKELLQILSGFTLSAPKTAIMSSVTGKILSETEVKSIQYWAEQAERTVCFVQGIENILNSSKHYVLLEVGVGRDLVNLVRRYTLPENAQAIIQLLPEDNKAATQPYLFWSGLGKIWQQGIKIQWDKVRPSSDCKRISLPGYAFDRSIYWPENANFLHLFSGNNESVEAGQTPVIKNENMSDWFYQSVWQQDVLKYSKQNKHAKTALLFRLGERSEQSTLYEQGLIKHYHKIIQVNIGAQCELEVGILSTLRALHVEDYENLFKFLNKNEVPIEEIIIDCTGGNLAVNEQLASALYLIKSHRSFCHVNKLTDITLLVQNAREVCNEPDIDPRAAAMLAVSTVIRQEFHEVNCRAIDVGNPDDCSAEILMREIEAGGNKTVIYRNNRRWTEAFLSYSPFMKDNISCLKKEGVYLLIGGRGFIGHTFSQYLATEYHAHLVISSRSKYEYAGDQQWQSVAEAAADLEFVQVDASDRVAMEKLINDMMAKYGCIDGIFYLAGLTDDASFRSISETEMEYIDSHLVSKQKGIMVLEQVLEPVDYDFCLVISSLAPILGGVGFYAYAAASAYLDAFVSQHNRKSPKTWALINWDGWELAEKDKINEKVGSSLSHLLVTKNEGTSLLEDVLKYQERQAVVISTADINARIAQWSAPSVHDNEAEMQHEDYSVRPDLDVEYVVPNSEIEAELVSIWQDFLRIKPIGLKDDFFELGGNSLKAITLLSRIHKNCKIDVSLTHFFKNPTIEDIVMLCGSQPESEYQMILPAEVQDNYPLSSGQRRLYLQQIFDKNSVAYNETAAFNIIGKLDKDKFNNTLQLLFKRHDSLRTSFVLSDGEPRQKCNNDIELNIDYLKLDSSNMNDDEINVKVNSLIKPFNLNEPPLIRVTLLEVREEHYIFFLDLHHIISDGLSQDIFVRDFLSIYQDEELKPLEIQYKDYTVWQQKMLNDSRILKQKEFWLSNLKDLPEFKLPTDYVRINEVGNTGGWISFAIDKALSDQLDALAEQENITKFMLFISSYALLLKDISGQDEFAVGTPILGRPQSELQDIIGMFVNLLPITFKCENELSFNHFVKNVAETTITSFENANFQFEDMVKELNIKPRLNRTPIFDTVFSYMNIGMADFILPEVKFSRYEINQKNTRFDITFFVKENPEGYEFNIEYKKNLFKEETINYFKQRYLTLLNSIVACPDTEIKQMLSMDNEGNHSGTAEDDLFDFNF
- a CDS encoding serine hydrolase domain-containing protein, whose protein sequence is MKIRLLLAFFSMLFMTMSFAKNESTDHAELKEQLLEYMDVGKIPGLSLMFIDKQNNTHLITLGKQNETPGENVKPETLFELGSTSKAFTGLIAAKLLEEGKIKPETTVSSVLPELSFCYEDKPVEVSFIQLLHHSSGVPFSSVDFIYGGSGHDSLAQMIKNIGRINLEDNPDTRYSYATINYDIAARMMEVVTQQPYSELLQDYVLTPLKMNDTSIDPAVRNKATGYQISYLAPRPYDAPFFISNIPAGYIQTNVTDMEKWLRFLIEDNDSPLSQYKKRILEPNTKLPTNEGENVHYALGWSINNNKIYHTGMNPNFSSFVGFNTQSHVAVVVMANVNSNVPFTIGEQILQQLSAGNGLIKLTSANDIELFDTFDRLFLIVSAFLSLFSIWVAFRICRNIVNKDKRPLSAIKKFTVIILAFFCCSLIFLCFFFPAILLNMSWDSLIIWMPMSFILMLTLLMSTLVMSLINLLIIFFKHISYAKNQSPSL